In Paenibacillus sp. 1781tsa1, one DNA window encodes the following:
- a CDS encoding YjhG/YagF family D-xylonate dehydratase, with translation MYEQITSIMGEKPSNDFDIIAHAPGAAGRLPLTDDLLRNAPSGDLFGMSQNVGMGWKPGELNGKQFLILSTQGGIRNEDGSPTALGYHTGHWEVGLLMKAAAEELSSRGGIPFAGYVSDPCDGRSQGTTGMFDSLPYRNDAAMVFRRLIRSLPTRKGVLGVATCDKGLPAMMLALAGMPQLPGVIVPGGVTLPPTDGEDAGKIQTIGARYVNGELSLEMASDLGCRACATPGGGCQFLGTAATAQVVAEALGMTVPHAALAPSGQPIWIEMARQSSRALIHMESQGMRMADIITDASIRNAMTVHAAFGGSTNLLLHIPAIAHAAGLTVPTVQDWIQVNKNVPRLVSALPNGPIFYPTIRVFQAGGVPEVMLHLRQLGLLDESVPTVTGTSLGQVLDWWESSERRHLMRKQLKEQDGIDPDSVIMSAEHAQRLGISSTVTFPTGNIAPEGSVIKSTSIDPDVLDEHGVYRHRGRAKVFTTEREAIRAIKTGGISAGDVVVLLGRGPSGTGMEETYQLTSALKHLSFGKYVSLITDARFSGVSTGACIGHVGPEALAGGPIGKLRNGDLIDIVVDRNTLEGSINFIGEGENEVSPEEGAVILAQRSFHPDMRPDEALPDDTKLWAALQSVSGGTWRGNVYDVERIITALEAGKKALGWS, from the coding sequence ATGTACGAACAGATTACGTCGATTATGGGGGAGAAGCCATCCAACGACTTCGATATCATAGCACATGCTCCAGGTGCTGCCGGACGTCTGCCTTTAACGGATGATTTGCTGCGGAATGCGCCAAGCGGCGACTTGTTCGGCATGTCCCAGAATGTTGGAATGGGCTGGAAGCCCGGGGAATTGAACGGAAAACAATTTCTGATCTTAAGTACACAAGGTGGCATACGCAATGAGGACGGCAGTCCGACAGCCCTCGGTTACCATACGGGACACTGGGAGGTCGGCCTGCTAATGAAAGCTGCCGCAGAAGAGCTGTCAAGTCGGGGCGGAATCCCGTTTGCCGGATATGTCAGCGATCCGTGTGACGGCAGATCACAGGGGACAACAGGCATGTTCGACTCACTTCCTTACCGGAACGATGCTGCTATGGTATTTCGCAGACTAATTCGCTCGCTGCCGACGCGTAAAGGCGTGCTTGGCGTCGCCACTTGTGACAAAGGTCTTCCAGCCATGATGCTCGCGCTTGCCGGCATGCCGCAATTGCCCGGCGTAATCGTTCCCGGTGGCGTCACACTTCCGCCTACCGATGGAGAGGATGCCGGTAAAATTCAGACGATCGGTGCACGGTACGTCAACGGGGAGCTTTCTCTGGAAATGGCGTCGGATTTAGGATGCCGGGCATGCGCTACACCAGGAGGAGGCTGTCAGTTTCTAGGTACCGCTGCTACAGCCCAGGTCGTAGCAGAGGCACTGGGCATGACAGTCCCGCATGCTGCACTTGCACCTTCCGGGCAACCGATCTGGATTGAAATGGCGCGCCAATCTTCACGTGCACTCATCCATATGGAGTCTCAGGGGATGCGGATGGCTGACATTATCACAGATGCATCCATTCGCAATGCGATGACCGTGCATGCTGCGTTTGGCGGATCGACCAATCTGCTTCTTCACATACCCGCGATTGCCCATGCAGCTGGTTTAACCGTACCCACGGTACAGGACTGGATACAGGTCAACAAGAATGTTCCAAGACTGGTTAGCGCCCTGCCAAACGGACCGATCTTTTATCCAACCATACGTGTCTTTCAGGCCGGAGGGGTTCCAGAGGTCATGCTTCACCTCAGGCAGCTTGGTCTGTTGGATGAGTCTGTACCAACGGTTACAGGTACGTCATTGGGGCAGGTGCTGGATTGGTGGGAATCTTCCGAACGCCGTCATCTCATGCGGAAGCAGTTGAAAGAGCAGGACGGCATCGATCCGGACAGTGTCATCATGAGTGCAGAACACGCCCAGCGGCTCGGAATCTCATCTACCGTAACATTTCCAACCGGGAATATCGCTCCGGAAGGTTCTGTCATCAAGTCCACCTCTATTGATCCTGATGTGCTGGATGAGCATGGCGTATACCGTCATCGTGGCAGAGCCAAGGTATTTACCACCGAACGCGAGGCGATCCGTGCGATTAAGACCGGAGGTATCTCGGCTGGGGATGTGGTTGTGCTTCTCGGGCGAGGTCCATCGGGAACTGGAATGGAGGAGACGTACCAGCTAACCTCTGCGCTTAAGCATTTGTCTTTTGGCAAATACGTGTCACTGATTACGGATGCCCGGTTCTCCGGTGTTTCCACCGGAGCGTGTATTGGTCATGTTGGCCCCGAAGCGCTGGCAGGTGGGCCGATTGGCAAGTTGCGTAACGGAGACCTGATTGACATCGTGGTGGATCGTAATACACTGGAGGGCAGCATTAACTTTATCGGAGAAGGAGAGAACGAGGTTTCTCCGGAAGAAGGTGCTGTCATTCTGGCACAAAGGTCATTCCATCCGGATATGAGGCCTGATGAAGCTTTGCCGGATGATACAAAGCTCTGGGCTGCACTACAATCGGTCAGCGGTGGGACATGGAGAGGGAATGTGTACGATGTAGAGCGGATCATAACCGCTCTGGAAGCCGGCAAAAAAGCGCTGGGCTGGTCCTGA
- the gucD gene encoding alpha-ketoglutaric semialdehyde dehydrogenase GucD yields the protein MTAFQVEQTYSNYINGEWVKAASGENEPSINPANRKEVVGYVPTSGVEDLNRAVAAAKEAAKKWRRLSGAERGNYLFQAANVLERRADEVAEAMTREMGKTLPEAKGETMRGVAILRYYAGEGMRKTGDVIPSTDSEALMFTTRVPLGVVGVIAPWNFPVAIPIWKTAPALIYGNTVVLKPAQETAVTAAKVMECFEEAGIPAGVLNLICGRGSVIGSALAEHPDVGGITFTGSNEVGKRVGAAALARGAKYQLEMGGKNPIIIAADADLDLAVEATISGGLKSTGQKCTATSKVIIERKVYDAFKEKLLSQIQEIRLGDGMSAGSWMGPCASEGQLNTVLSYIQKGQNEGAVLLAGGKRADGPGLEEGFYVQPTVFEGVESHMSIAREEIFGPVLALIAVDSLEEAIEAANDSDYGLSASIYTQNVGAMLSFIRDMDAGLVRINAETAGVELQAPFGGMKMSSSHSREQGQAAIEFFTAIKTVFVKS from the coding sequence ATGACCGCATTTCAAGTGGAGCAGACATACAGCAATTATATTAACGGAGAATGGGTGAAGGCCGCGTCCGGTGAGAACGAACCGAGTATCAATCCGGCGAACCGGAAGGAGGTCGTTGGCTACGTACCCACTTCCGGCGTAGAGGATTTGAACCGGGCTGTCGCAGCGGCGAAGGAAGCAGCCAAAAAATGGCGGAGGTTATCGGGCGCGGAACGCGGCAACTATCTATTTCAGGCAGCAAATGTGCTGGAACGCCGGGCCGATGAGGTTGCAGAGGCGATGACCAGAGAAATGGGCAAAACACTTCCTGAAGCCAAAGGAGAGACGATGCGCGGTGTCGCGATCTTAAGGTATTACGCCGGAGAAGGCATGCGAAAAACAGGAGACGTTATCCCATCGACAGACAGCGAAGCGCTGATGTTTACGACCCGCGTCCCCCTTGGCGTAGTAGGAGTTATTGCTCCTTGGAATTTCCCTGTAGCTATTCCGATTTGGAAAACGGCTCCGGCCTTAATCTATGGCAACACGGTTGTGTTGAAGCCGGCTCAGGAAACTGCGGTCACTGCCGCTAAAGTCATGGAATGTTTTGAAGAGGCGGGCATCCCGGCAGGCGTTCTTAATCTGATCTGCGGCAGAGGCTCAGTGATCGGATCTGCACTTGCCGAGCATCCGGATGTGGGGGGAATAACGTTTACGGGTTCCAATGAAGTGGGGAAACGGGTCGGCGCTGCAGCGCTAGCACGTGGGGCCAAGTATCAACTTGAGATGGGTGGCAAAAACCCGATCATCATTGCGGCTGACGCTGACCTGGATTTGGCTGTGGAAGCTACCATCAGCGGTGGATTGAAATCAACAGGGCAAAAATGTACAGCGACAAGCAAGGTCATTATTGAACGGAAAGTATACGATGCCTTTAAAGAAAAGCTGCTCTCGCAAATCCAGGAAATCCGGCTGGGTGACGGCATGTCTGCCGGAAGCTGGATGGGTCCATGTGCAAGCGAAGGACAGCTCAATACCGTGCTGAGTTACATCCAAAAAGGTCAGAATGAAGGTGCCGTTCTTCTTGCTGGTGGAAAAAGAGCGGACGGTCCGGGACTGGAAGAGGGATTCTATGTGCAACCGACTGTATTTGAAGGGGTCGAATCCCATATGTCCATTGCCCGCGAAGAAATCTTTGGCCCGGTTCTGGCCTTGATTGCGGTAGATTCGCTGGAGGAAGCGATCGAAGCGGCTAATGACAGTGACTACGGCTTAAGTGCTTCCATCTATACACAGAACGTCGGAGCCATGCTGTCTTTCATCCGGGACATGGATGCGGGACTCGTCAGAATTAATGCAGAAACGGCCGGGGTAGAGCTTCAGGCTCCGTTCGGCGGAATGAAGATGTCAAGTTCACATTCCAGAGAACAGGGGCAAGCGGCGATTGAGTTTTTTACGGCCATCAAAACGGTCTTCGTGAAGTCATAA